A portion of the Tamandua tetradactyla isolate mTamTet1 chromosome 16, mTamTet1.pri, whole genome shotgun sequence genome contains these proteins:
- the LOC143660133 gene encoding four and a half LIM domains protein 1-like isoform X2: MADRMDCYYCRDPLQGKKYVQKDGHHCCLKCFDKFCANTCAECRKPTGADSKEVQYKNRYWHYTCFRCAKCLHPLANETFIAKENKILCNKCVTREDNPKCKGCFKPIVAEDQNVEYKGTVWHKDCFTCSHCKQVIGTGSFFPKGEDFYCVTCHEAKFAKHCVKCNKGLVKAPVWWPMKDNPGMTTASTAKNAP, encoded by the exons ATGGCGGACAGGATGGACTGCTACTACTGCAGGGACCCCTTGCAGGGGAAGAAGTACGTGCAGAAGGACGGCCACCACTGCTGCCTGAAGTGCTTTGACAAGTTCTGCGCCAACACCTGTGCAGAGTGCCGCAAGCCCACTGGCGCTGATTCCAAGGAGGTGCAGTACAAGAACCGCTACTGGCACTACACCTGCTTCCGCTGTGCCAAGTGCCTTCACCCTCTGGCCAATGAGACCTTCATCGCCAAGGAGAACAAGATTCTGTGCAACAAGTGCGTCACTCGGGAGGACAACCCCAAGTGCAAAGGGTGCTTCAAGCCGATTGTGGCAGAAGATCAAAATGTGGAGTACAAGGGGACCGTCTGGCACAAAGACTGCTTCACCTGCAGCCACTGCAAGCAAGTCATCGGGACTGGAAGCTTCTTCCCGAAAGGGGAGGACTTCTACTGTGTGACTTGCCACGAGGCCAAATTCGCCAAGCACTGCGTGAAGTGCAACAA GGGTTTGGTAAAGGCTCCAGTGTGGTGGCCTATGAAGGACAATCCTGGCATGACTACTGCTTCCACTGCAAAAAATGCTCCGTGA
- the LOC143660133 gene encoding four and a half LIM domains protein 1-like isoform X1 produces the protein MADRMDCYYCRDPLQGKKYVQKDGHHCCLKCFDKFCANTCAECRKPTGADSKEVQYKNRYWHYTCFRCAKCLHPLANETFIAKENKILCNKCVTREDNPKCKGCFKPIVAEDQNVEYKGTVWHKDCFTCSHCKQVIGTGSFFPKGEDFYCVTCHEAKFAKHCVKCNKAITSGGITYQDQPWHGECFVCVTCSKKLAGQRFTAVEDQYYCVDCYKNFVAKKCAGCKNPITGFGKGSSVVAYEGQSWHDYCFHCKKCSVNLANKRFVFHQEQVYCPDCVKKL, from the coding sequence ATGGCGGACAGGATGGACTGCTACTACTGCAGGGACCCCTTGCAGGGGAAGAAGTACGTGCAGAAGGACGGCCACCACTGCTGCCTGAAGTGCTTTGACAAGTTCTGCGCCAACACCTGTGCAGAGTGCCGCAAGCCCACTGGCGCTGATTCCAAGGAGGTGCAGTACAAGAACCGCTACTGGCACTACACCTGCTTCCGCTGTGCCAAGTGCCTTCACCCTCTGGCCAATGAGACCTTCATCGCCAAGGAGAACAAGATTCTGTGCAACAAGTGCGTCACTCGGGAGGACAACCCCAAGTGCAAAGGGTGCTTCAAGCCGATTGTGGCAGAAGATCAAAATGTGGAGTACAAGGGGACCGTCTGGCACAAAGACTGCTTCACCTGCAGCCACTGCAAGCAAGTCATCGGGACTGGAAGCTTCTTCCCGAAAGGGGAGGACTTCTACTGTGTGACTTGCCACGAGGCCAAATTCGCCAAGCACTGCGTGAAGTGCAACAAGGCCATCACCTCTGGAGGAATCACTTACCAGGATCAGCCCTGGCATGGCGAGTGCTTTGTGTGTGTTACCTGCTCTAAGAAGCTGGCTGGGCAGCGTTTCACCGCTGTGGAGGACCAGTATTACTGCGTGGATTGCTACAAGAACTTTGTGGCCAAGAAGTGTGCTGGATGCAAGAACCCCATCACTGGGTTTGGTAAAGGCTCCAGTGTGGTGGCCTATGAAGGACAATCCTGGCATGACTACTGCTTCCACTGCAAAAAATGCTCCGTGAACCTGGCCAACAAGCGCTTTGTTTTCCATCAGGAGCAAGTGTATTGCCCTGACTGTGTCAAAAAGCTGTAA